One Candidatus Neomarinimicrobiota bacterium genomic window carries:
- a CDS encoding methionine adenosyltransferase — MAHSFLFTSESVTEGHPDKVCDQISDAILDSILAKDRQCRVACETLATTGLILVSGEITTTTYVDIPSIVRQTLTDIGYTRGSYGISATKAAVLISIDEQSPEIAQGVDESGDHEQGAGDQGLMFGFACDETSELMPLPIQLAQRITRRLAELRKSEALPWLRPDGKSQVTVEYDGFKPVKVSKVVVATQHDDMTDAYPDLAAEHLFITKEVIEHVVLPVLVDSGVPFEEQFIINGTGRFVFGGPHADTGLTGRKIIVDTYGGYARHGGGAFSGKDPSKVDRSATYMARYIAKNMVSAGLAQRAEVQLAYSIGVAEPISVSVNSFGTGALDDGRLAQIIKDEFPLKPKEIIRHLDLLQPIYRQTAAYGHFGREEPGFTWERLDKTEELAGYLK; from the coding sequence ATGGCCCATAGCTTTCTCTTTACCTCTGAATCCGTTACTGAAGGTCATCCCGACAAAGTGTGCGATCAGATATCGGACGCCATCCTCGATAGCATCCTGGCAAAAGATCGGCAGTGCCGTGTAGCGTGTGAAACATTGGCCACCACCGGTCTGATTCTTGTCTCGGGCGAAATCACCACCACGACGTATGTGGACATACCAAGTATTGTTCGCCAAACCCTCACGGACATCGGCTATACTCGAGGCTCCTACGGCATCAGCGCTACCAAGGCCGCCGTGCTTATCAGTATTGACGAGCAGAGCCCCGAAATAGCGCAAGGCGTGGATGAGTCGGGCGACCACGAACAGGGCGCCGGCGATCAGGGCCTCATGTTCGGCTTCGCCTGTGATGAGACCAGCGAACTCATGCCCTTGCCCATCCAGCTGGCACAGCGTATCACCCGCCGGCTGGCGGAATTGCGCAAATCAGAGGCGTTGCCCTGGCTGCGGCCTGATGGAAAATCGCAGGTGACGGTCGAGTACGATGGTTTCAAACCGGTGAAAGTAAGCAAGGTGGTGGTGGCCACCCAGCACGATGACATGACGGATGCCTATCCGGATCTGGCCGCAGAACATCTGTTCATTACCAAGGAAGTGATAGAACACGTCGTTCTCCCGGTACTTGTAGACAGCGGCGTGCCTTTTGAGGAGCAGTTCATTATTAACGGTACCGGGCGCTTTGTCTTTGGAGGACCACACGCGGATACGGGCCTGACAGGCCGCAAAATAATTGTAGATACCTACGGTGGCTACGCGCGGCACGGAGGCGGAGCATTTTCCGGCAAGGACCCCTCCAAGGTGGACCGCTCCGCGACCTATATGGCGCGGTACATCGCCAAGAACATGGTGAGTGCTGGTCTGGCACAGCGGGCCGAGGTGCAACTGGCTTACAGCATCGGCGTGGCCGAGCCTATTTCTGTCAGCGTCAATTCTTTCGGTACGGGCGCCTTGGATGACGGCAGACTTGCCCAGATCATCAAAGATGAGTTTCCCCTCAAGCCGAAGGAAATAATCCGGCATCTGGATCTGCTTCAACCCATTTACCGGCAGACCGCCGCCTACGGGCATTTCGGCAGGGAAGAGCCGGGCTTCACCTGGGAGCGCCTCGATAAGACCGAGGAATTGGCCGGGTACCTGAAATAG